Within the Agromyces atrinae genome, the region GACGTCGTCGACGACTATCGATCACGGTTCCGCGCGGTGCTGCTCGACGAGTACCAGGACACGAGCGTCGTGCAGACGCGGCTGCTCTCCACGCTCTTCCACGACCACTCGGTGATGGCGGTCGGCGATCCCGACCAGTCGATCTACGGGTGGCGCGGCGCGAGTGCCGCGAACCTCGCGCGATTCGCCGACGACTTCTCGCGTTCGCCCGACTCGTCGTCGCTCGCGTTCCCGCTCTCGACGAGTTGGCGGAACCCGCGGATTGTCCTCGATGCCGCCAACCGTCTCGTCCAGCCGTTCCGTGAGGGAGGCGTCGTCGAGAAGGAGGCACTCGTGCCGTCGCCCGTCGCGCCCGACGGCTCTCTCGAGGTCGTGTGGGGCGAGACCGTCGAGGAAGAGGCCGCTCGCGTCGCCGAGTGGTTCGCCGGGCGGCTCGTCGGCCCGCCCGATGCGGCTCCCTCGGCCGCGATCCTTTGCCGCACGCTCAAGAACGTCGACATCTTCACGTCGGCGCTCCACGAGCGCGGCGTGCGCTTCCACGTCCTCGGGCTCGCGGGCCTGCTCGATCAGCCGGTCATCGCCGACCTCGTCTCCGCGCTCCGCGTCATCGACGATCCGACGGCCGGGTCCGAACTCCTCCGTCTCCTCGTCGGCGCACGGTGGAACATCGGCCCGCGCGACATCAGGGCACTCCGCGAGCTCGCCCGTCGACTCGCCGATCGCGACCACACCCTCGCGCCGCTCGATCCCGAGGTGAGGCGGGGCCTGCGAGCGAGCGTCGATGCCGACGAGAGCGTCTCGATCGTCGATGCGCTCGACTTCCTCGTCACCACTCGCGCCGACCACGGGTGGCTCGCCGACTTTAGCGAGCTCGGCCTCGATCGCCTCCGACGAGCGGGCGGCGAGCTCCAGGCGCTCCGCCGGCGCACGGGTCTTGACCTCATCGACTTCGTCGGTCTCGTGCAGCAAGAACTCCTCCTCGACATCGAGGTCGCGGCCAACGAGTCGCAACCGCTCGGTCGGCCGAGCCTCGACGCGTTCCACGAGCTCCTCGGCGGGTTCCTCGGGGTGAGCGACCACGCCACGCTCGGTTCCTTCCTCGGCTGGCTCGACGAGGCCGAGCAGCGCGACCGCCTCGCTCCGCGTCAGGACGCCCCCGAACCGGGAACCGTCCAGGTGCTCACGATCCACGGCTCGAAGGGTCTCGAATGGGATTGCGTCGCCGTGCCGCGGTTCGTCGAGAAGGAGATGCCCGGCGAGCCGCTCAGCAAACGCGGCTGGGTCGTCTTCGGCGGGCTGCCGTTCGAGTTCAAGGGCGATGCCGCTGAGCTCCCCGACCTCGTGTGGCGCGGCGTGCACGACCAGACCGAGTTCGCCGAGTCGTTCGCGGCGTTCGGCGACGAGGTCGCCGCACAGCACGCTGACGAACAGCGCCGACTCGCCTACGTCGCCGTCACGCGCGCCCGCCAGGAGCTGCTCCTCAGCGGTTCGTGGTGGTCGACGCAGAAGGCTCCGCGCGGCCCGAGCGACTACCTCCGCGAACTCGTCGTGGCGGGCATCCTGCCGGTCGACGTCCTTCCGCCCGCATCGACGTACGACGAGAACCCGCGTATCGAGGTCGCCGAGCGCTCCGTCTGGCCGCTCGATCCGCTCGGAACGCGGCGCGCGCGCATCACGGCAGCCGCGGCCGCCGTCGAGAGGGCGATCGACGACGAGTCACCGATCGCCGATGCGACGCTCCGCCGCGACGTCGCGCTGCTCCTCGAAGAGCGACGCCGACGCAGCGAGAACGACGACCTGACCGTCATCCCCACCCGAGTGCCCGCCTCCCGTTTCAAGGACTACGTCGACGACCCTCGGGCGGTCTCGGCTCAGGTGCGGAGGCCCATGCCGCAGCGGCCGTACCGTGCGACCCGCCTGGGTACCCTGTTCCACTCGTGGGTCGAGCATCGCTCCCTCGGCGCGATCGATGCCGTCGACGCCGACCTCTTCGAGCTCGACAGCCCGGGCGACACGGTCGAGTCCGCCCGGTTCGAGAAGCTCAAGCAGACCTTCGAGGCGTCGCCCTGGGGGCACCGGAAGCCCACCGAGGTCGAGGTCGAGATCCACCTGCCCATCGGTGAGACGGTCTTCATCTGCAAGCTCGACGCCGTGTACTCGGTCGACGACGGCTCCGAGCTCTACGCCGCCGGCTACCGGTACCAGGTCGTCGACTGGAAGACGGGCAAGGCACCGCGTGACGAACGCGACCTCGAGCTCAAGCAGACGCAGCTCGCCCTCTACCGGCTCGCGTACGCGACCTGGGCGGGCATCGATCCCGAGACGATCGACGCGGTCTTCTACTTCGTCGACGACGACCGGGTCATCCGACCCGAGCGCCTCTACGACGAATCGGAGTTGCGTGCATCCTGGTCGGGA harbors:
- a CDS encoding ATP-dependent DNA helicase, which produces MSANTDTSITTGLSAESIADHLGQHRPTIEQAAVIEADPHAQSLVVAGAGSGKTETMAARVVWLLANGHVDVSEVLGLTFTRKAAGELAERIGRRVDQLVATGIADIDVDPLESAEVSTYNSFASTIYREKALLIGREPDAAILSEASAWQLARQVVVSRGDHRLAELDKSLDQVTAAVLDLSRALADNVVDAADVQRFARDFLMLSDLPIGGTGRKKTPFAEFTAALTAVDSLPPLIELAVEYQAAKRERGFVEFSDQIALALEICESHPDVVDDYRSRFRAVLLDEYQDTSVVQTRLLSTLFHDHSVMAVGDPDQSIYGWRGASAANLARFADDFSRSPDSSSLAFPLSTSWRNPRIVLDAANRLVQPFREGGVVEKEALVPSPVAPDGSLEVVWGETVEEEAARVAEWFAGRLVGPPDAAPSAAILCRTLKNVDIFTSALHERGVRFHVLGLAGLLDQPVIADLVSALRVIDDPTAGSELLRLLVGARWNIGPRDIRALRELARRLADRDHTLAPLDPEVRRGLRASVDADESVSIVDALDFLVTTRADHGWLADFSELGLDRLRRAGGELQALRRRTGLDLIDFVGLVQQELLLDIEVAANESQPLGRPSLDAFHELLGGFLGVSDHATLGSFLGWLDEAEQRDRLAPRQDAPEPGTVQVLTIHGSKGLEWDCVAVPRFVEKEMPGEPLSKRGWVVFGGLPFEFKGDAAELPDLVWRGVHDQTEFAESFAAFGDEVAAQHADEQRRLAYVAVTRARQELLLSGSWWSTQKAPRGPSDYLRELVVAGILPVDVLPPASTYDENPRIEVAERSVWPLDPLGTRRARITAAAAAVERAIDDESPIADATLRRDVALLLEERRRRSENDDLTVIPTRVPASRFKDYVDDPRAVSAQVRRPMPQRPYRATRLGTLFHSWVEHRSLGAIDAVDADLFELDSPGDTVESARFEKLKQTFEASPWGHRKPTEVEVEIHLPIGETVFICKLDAVYSVDDGSELYAAGYRYQVVDWKTGKAPRDERDLELKQTQLALYRLAYATWAGIDPETIDAVFYFVDDDRVIRPERLYDESELRASWSGVVASVSASGSEVPDGADESPNPVRSSAIGPVASASGPAASPSR